A part of Eschrichtius robustus isolate mEscRob2 chromosome 20, mEscRob2.pri, whole genome shotgun sequence genomic DNA contains:
- the DUS1L gene encoding tRNA-dihydrouridine(16/17) synthase [NAD(P)(+)]-like isoform X1 encodes MPKLQGFEFWSCTLGGARHVVAPMVDQSELAWRLLSRRHGAQLCYTPMLHAQVFIRDANYRKENLYCDVCPEDRPLIVQFCANDPEVFVQAALLAQDYCDAIDLNLGCPQMIAKRGHYGAFLQEEWDLLQRMILLAHEKLSVPVTCKIRVFPEIDKTVRYAQMLEKAGCQLLTVHGRTKEQKGPLSGTASWEHIKAVRKAVAIPVFANGNIQCLRDVERCIQDTGVQGVMSAEGNLHNPALFEGRSPAVWELAEEYLDIVRQHPCPLSYVRAHLFKLWHHTLQVHQQLREELAKVKTLEGIAAVSQDLKLRCQEDISRQKEGEKPSGGLPFFHWICQPYFRPGPREGSKESGGARSKRALEEEEGSTDILSKNKQKKKLRNPHKTFDPSLKPKYAKCDQCGNPKGNRCVFNLCRGCCKKRAFKETADCPGHGLLFKTKLEKSLAWKGAQPRLQEPQQARPGEPGGFPEVVGSALA; translated from the exons ATGCCAAAGCTGCAGGGCTTCGAGTTCTGGAGCTGTACCCTGGGGGGGGCCCGCCACGTGGTGGCCCCCATGGTGGACCAAAGCGAGCTGGCCTGGAGGCTGCTGAGCCGCCGCCACGGGGCCCAGCTGTGCTACACACCCATGCTGCACGCCCAGGTCTTCATTCGAGATGCCAACTACCGCAAGGAGAACCTGTACTGCGACGTGTGCCCCGAGGACCGGCCTCTCATTGTGCAG TTCTGTGCCAATGACCCGGAGGTGTTTGTCCAGGCAGCTCTCCTGGCTCAGGACTACTGCGACGCCATCGACCTGAATTTGGGCTGCCCGCAGATGATAGCCAAGCGAG GTCACTATGGCGCCTTCCTGCAGGAGGAGTGGGACCTCCTCCAAAGAATGA TTCTGCTAGCCCACGAAAAACTTTCTGTCCCTGTCACATGCAAGATCCGTGTCTTCCCAGAGATTGACAAGACCGTAAGGTACGCCCAGATGCTGGAAAAGGCTGGCTGCCAG TTGCTGACTGTCCACGGGCGCACCAAGGAGCAGAAGGGGCCCTTGTCGGGCACCGCGTCCTGGGAGCACATCAAGGCTGTGCG GAAGGCAGTGGCCATCCCCGTGTTTGCCAATGGGAACATCCAGTGCCTGCGGGACGTGGAACGCTGCATCCAGGACACGGGGGTGCAAGGGGTCATGAGTGCAG AGGGAAACCTGCACAACCCTGCCCTGTTTGAGGGCCGCAGTCCTGCCGTGTGGGAGCTGGCCGAGGAATACCTGGACATCGTGCGGCAGCACCCCTGCCCTCTGTCCTACGTCCGGGCCCATCTCTTTAAGCTGTGGCACCACAC GCTGCAGGTGCATCAGCAGCTTCGGGAGGAGCTCGCCAAAGTGAAGACCCTGGAGGGCATTGCCgcggtgagccaggacctgaagcTGCGGTGTCAG GAGGATATATCCaggcagaaggagggagagaagcctTCAGGCGGCTTGCCTTTCTTCCACTGGATCTGCCAGCCCTACTTCCGGCCAGG gcccagggaggggagcaAGGAGAGCGGGGGTGCCCGTAGCAAGCgggccctggaggaggaggagggcagtaCAGACATCTTGTCCAAGAACaagcagaagaagaaactgaggaacCCCCACAAAACCTTTGACCCCTCGCTGAAGC CAAAATATGCAAAGTGTGATCAGTGTGGAAACCCAAAG GGCAACAGGTGTGTGTTTAACCTGTGCCGGGGCTGCTGCAAGAAGCGAGCTTTCAAAGAGACGGCTGACTGTCCAG GTCATGGACTGCTTTTTAAAACCAAACTGGAGAAGTCGCTGGCCTGGAAGGGGGCCCAGCCGCGGCTGCAGGAACCACAGCAGGCCAGGCCTGGAGAACCAGGTGGCTTCCCGGAGGTCGTGGGCAGTGCCCTGGCCTGA
- the DUS1L gene encoding tRNA-dihydrouridine(16/17) synthase [NAD(P)(+)]-like isoform X2, translated as MPKLQGFEFWSCTLGGARHVVAPMVDQSELAWRLLSRRHGAQLCYTPMLHAQVFIRDANYRKENLYCDVCPEDRPLIVQFCANDPEVFVQAALLAQDYCDAIDLNLGCPQMIAKRGHYGAFLQEEWDLLQRMKIDKTVRYAQMLEKAGCQLLTVHGRTKEQKGPLSGTASWEHIKAVRKAVAIPVFANGNIQCLRDVERCIQDTGVQGVMSAEGNLHNPALFEGRSPAVWELAEEYLDIVRQHPCPLSYVRAHLFKLWHHTLQVHQQLREELAKVKTLEGIAAVSQDLKLRCQEDISRQKEGEKPSGGLPFFHWICQPYFRPGPREGSKESGGARSKRALEEEEGSTDILSKNKQKKKLRNPHKTFDPSLKPKYAKCDQCGNPKGNRCVFNLCRGCCKKRAFKETADCPGHGLLFKTKLEKSLAWKGAQPRLQEPQQARPGEPGGFPEVVGSALA; from the exons ATGCCAAAGCTGCAGGGCTTCGAGTTCTGGAGCTGTACCCTGGGGGGGGCCCGCCACGTGGTGGCCCCCATGGTGGACCAAAGCGAGCTGGCCTGGAGGCTGCTGAGCCGCCGCCACGGGGCCCAGCTGTGCTACACACCCATGCTGCACGCCCAGGTCTTCATTCGAGATGCCAACTACCGCAAGGAGAACCTGTACTGCGACGTGTGCCCCGAGGACCGGCCTCTCATTGTGCAG TTCTGTGCCAATGACCCGGAGGTGTTTGTCCAGGCAGCTCTCCTGGCTCAGGACTACTGCGACGCCATCGACCTGAATTTGGGCTGCCCGCAGATGATAGCCAAGCGAG GTCACTATGGCGCCTTCCTGCAGGAGGAGTGGGACCTCCTCCAAAGAATGA AGATTGACAAGACCGTAAGGTACGCCCAGATGCTGGAAAAGGCTGGCTGCCAG TTGCTGACTGTCCACGGGCGCACCAAGGAGCAGAAGGGGCCCTTGTCGGGCACCGCGTCCTGGGAGCACATCAAGGCTGTGCG GAAGGCAGTGGCCATCCCCGTGTTTGCCAATGGGAACATCCAGTGCCTGCGGGACGTGGAACGCTGCATCCAGGACACGGGGGTGCAAGGGGTCATGAGTGCAG AGGGAAACCTGCACAACCCTGCCCTGTTTGAGGGCCGCAGTCCTGCCGTGTGGGAGCTGGCCGAGGAATACCTGGACATCGTGCGGCAGCACCCCTGCCCTCTGTCCTACGTCCGGGCCCATCTCTTTAAGCTGTGGCACCACAC GCTGCAGGTGCATCAGCAGCTTCGGGAGGAGCTCGCCAAAGTGAAGACCCTGGAGGGCATTGCCgcggtgagccaggacctgaagcTGCGGTGTCAG GAGGATATATCCaggcagaaggagggagagaagcctTCAGGCGGCTTGCCTTTCTTCCACTGGATCTGCCAGCCCTACTTCCGGCCAGG gcccagggaggggagcaAGGAGAGCGGGGGTGCCCGTAGCAAGCgggccctggaggaggaggagggcagtaCAGACATCTTGTCCAAGAACaagcagaagaagaaactgaggaacCCCCACAAAACCTTTGACCCCTCGCTGAAGC CAAAATATGCAAAGTGTGATCAGTGTGGAAACCCAAAG GGCAACAGGTGTGTGTTTAACCTGTGCCGGGGCTGCTGCAAGAAGCGAGCTTTCAAAGAGACGGCTGACTGTCCAG GTCATGGACTGCTTTTTAAAACCAAACTGGAGAAGTCGCTGGCCTGGAAGGGGGCCCAGCCGCGGCTGCAGGAACCACAGCAGGCCAGGCCTGGAGAACCAGGTGGCTTCCCGGAGGTCGTGGGCAGTGCCCTGGCCTGA